One Pectinophora gossypiella chromosome 9, ilPecGoss1.1, whole genome shotgun sequence genomic region harbors:
- the LOC126369657 gene encoding putative fatty acyl-CoA reductase CG5065 isoform X1 — protein MESTPIVNFYKGKSILITGATGFLGGVVLEKLLYSCPDVKTIYVLIKSKKGVCGQERLTHLLNLTIFQRIRNENPEVLKKVILVSGDMRDDNLGLSAEDMELLRKEVSIVFHIGASVNFAQPLLEIVNANTRASEKMLRLAKSMEKIQAFVYVSTAYSNCRQNNDVIDEVIYNMTTSVQSGYYAVDNIPPTNNLLHNLIDRRPNSYTYSKALTELLIASEFNDLPVAVVRPTIITATMKEPIKGWVQGWNGGNTVILFQGIGLIRSWNCNVDAIIDIIPADIVANLIVAAAWDIARNNTKRQGNIKVFNCASSSQNPLTVGQLFYTSLSHSKKIHSYLIPPYPLLIHNRTLHSIIFFFLQVLPVYIIKGLCGIFGRKPRIVQLFEKIPKLEISLPFFTSNQFTFIDKNTRQLYMEMNAKDKRIFYFDVKIIDWYSYLETYVMGLKEYLLKL, from the exons atggAGTCTACTCCTATAGTAAACTTTTACAAAGGAAAATCTATTTTAATTACTGGAGCGACCGGATTTTTGGGAGGT GTTGTTCTAGAAAAACTATTGTATAGTTGTCCAGATGTGAAAACCATTTATGTTCTAATTAAATCTAAGAAGGGTGTATGTGGCCAGGAAAGACTGACACACTTGTTGAATTTGACG ATTTTCCAAAGGATACGTAATGAAAATCCCGAAGTGTTAAAAAAGGTAATTCTGGTATCTGGTGACATGAGAGATGACAATCTTGGATTAAGTGCTGAAGACATGGAATTGCTTAGGAAAGAG gtaTCAATAGTTTTTCACATCGGAGCTAGCGTAAATTTTGCACAGCCGTTATTGGAAATTGTCAATGCGAATACTCGAGCTTCTGAGAAAATGCTTCGGTTGGCTAAGAGTATGGAAAAAATAcag GCATTCGTCTACGTATCAACAGCTTACAGTAACTGTAGACAAAATAACGATGTGATCGATGAAGTTATATATAATATGACTACGTCTGTGCAATCCGGTTACTATGCAGTAGACAACATTCCACCGACCAACAATTTGCTACACAATTTGATAg ATAGAAGACCAAACAGCTACACATATTCCAAAGCGTTAACAGAACTTTTGATCGCGAGTGAATTTAATGATTTGCCAGTTGCTGTAGTCCGACCAACGATTA TAACAGCAACAATGAAAGAACCGATAAAGGGGTGGGTCCAGGGTTGGAATGGAGGTAACACGGTGATTCTATTTCAAGGTATAGGTCTTATAAGATCCTGGAATTGCAATGTTGATGCCATTATTGACATTATCCCAGCGGATATCGTGGCCAATTTGATTGTTGCTGCTGCCTGGGATATTGCCAGAAACAA TACAAAACGTCAAGGCAATATAAAAGTGTTCAACTGTGCATCTAGTTCTCAAAATCCTCTGACTGTGGGACAACTGTTTTACACCTCCTTGAGTCATAGCAAGAAAATACATA GTTACCTGATACCTCCATATCCGTTGTTAATTCATAATCGCACCTTGCATtccattatatttttctttcttcaaGTCCTTCCCGTTTACATTATAAAAGGATTATGTGGCATCTTTGGACGCAAGCCAAG AATCGTGCAGTTGTTCGAGAAAATACCGAAACTAGAAATCAGCCTGCCATTTTTTACGTCTAATCAGTTTACTTTCATTGACAAGAACACAAGACAATTATACATGGAAATGAACGCAAAAGACAAACGCATTTTCTACTTTGATGTCAAAATTATCGATTGGTATAGTTATTTGGAGACATATGTTATGGGCCTTAAAGAATATCtgctaaaattataa
- the LOC126369657 gene encoding putative fatty acyl-CoA reductase CG5065 isoform X2, which produces MESTPIVNFYKGKSILITGATGFLGGVVLEKLLYSCPDVKTIYVLIKSKKGVCGQERLTHLLNLTIFQRIRNENPEVLKKVILVSGDMRDDNLGLSAEDMELLRKEVSIVFHIGASVNFAQPLLEIVNANTRASEKMLRLAKSMEKIQAFVYVSTAYSNCRQNNDVIDEVIYNMTTSVQSGYYAVDNIPPTNNLLHNLIVTATMKEPIKGWVQGWNGGNTVILFQGIGLIRSWNCNVDAIIDIIPADIVANLIVAAAWDIARNNTKRQGNIKVFNCASSSQNPLTVGQLFYTSLSHSKKIHSYLIPPYPLLIHNRTLHSIIFFFLQVLPVYIIKGLCGIFGRKPRIVQLFEKIPKLEISLPFFTSNQFTFIDKNTRQLYMEMNAKDKRIFYFDVKIIDWYSYLETYVMGLKEYLLKL; this is translated from the exons atggAGTCTACTCCTATAGTAAACTTTTACAAAGGAAAATCTATTTTAATTACTGGAGCGACCGGATTTTTGGGAGGT GTTGTTCTAGAAAAACTATTGTATAGTTGTCCAGATGTGAAAACCATTTATGTTCTAATTAAATCTAAGAAGGGTGTATGTGGCCAGGAAAGACTGACACACTTGTTGAATTTGACG ATTTTCCAAAGGATACGTAATGAAAATCCCGAAGTGTTAAAAAAGGTAATTCTGGTATCTGGTGACATGAGAGATGACAATCTTGGATTAAGTGCTGAAGACATGGAATTGCTTAGGAAAGAG gtaTCAATAGTTTTTCACATCGGAGCTAGCGTAAATTTTGCACAGCCGTTATTGGAAATTGTCAATGCGAATACTCGAGCTTCTGAGAAAATGCTTCGGTTGGCTAAGAGTATGGAAAAAATAcag GCATTCGTCTACGTATCAACAGCTTACAGTAACTGTAGACAAAATAACGATGTGATCGATGAAGTTATATATAATATGACTACGTCTGTGCAATCCGGTTACTATGCAGTAGACAACATTCCACCGACCAACAATTTGCTACACAATTTGATAg TAACAGCAACAATGAAAGAACCGATAAAGGGGTGGGTCCAGGGTTGGAATGGAGGTAACACGGTGATTCTATTTCAAGGTATAGGTCTTATAAGATCCTGGAATTGCAATGTTGATGCCATTATTGACATTATCCCAGCGGATATCGTGGCCAATTTGATTGTTGCTGCTGCCTGGGATATTGCCAGAAACAA TACAAAACGTCAAGGCAATATAAAAGTGTTCAACTGTGCATCTAGTTCTCAAAATCCTCTGACTGTGGGACAACTGTTTTACACCTCCTTGAGTCATAGCAAGAAAATACATA GTTACCTGATACCTCCATATCCGTTGTTAATTCATAATCGCACCTTGCATtccattatatttttctttcttcaaGTCCTTCCCGTTTACATTATAAAAGGATTATGTGGCATCTTTGGACGCAAGCCAAG AATCGTGCAGTTGTTCGAGAAAATACCGAAACTAGAAATCAGCCTGCCATTTTTTACGTCTAATCAGTTTACTTTCATTGACAAGAACACAAGACAATTATACATGGAAATGAACGCAAAAGACAAACGCATTTTCTACTTTGATGTCAAAATTATCGATTGGTATAGTTATTTGGAGACATATGTTATGGGCCTTAAAGAATATCtgctaaaattataa
- the LOC126369657 gene encoding putative fatty acyl-CoA reductase CG5065 isoform X3: MESTPIVNFYKGKSILITGATGFLGGIFQRIRNENPEVLKKVILVSGDMRDDNLGLSAEDMELLRKEVSIVFHIGASVNFAQPLLEIVNANTRASEKMLRLAKSMEKIQAFVYVSTAYSNCRQNNDVIDEVIYNMTTSVQSGYYAVDNIPPTNNLLHNLIDRRPNSYTYSKALTELLIASEFNDLPVAVVRPTIITATMKEPIKGWVQGWNGGNTVILFQGIGLIRSWNCNVDAIIDIIPADIVANLIVAAAWDIARNNTKRQGNIKVFNCASSSQNPLTVGQLFYTSLSHSKKIHSYLIPPYPLLIHNRTLHSIIFFFLQVLPVYIIKGLCGIFGRKPRIVQLFEKIPKLEISLPFFTSNQFTFIDKNTRQLYMEMNAKDKRIFYFDVKIIDWYSYLETYVMGLKEYLLKL; the protein is encoded by the exons atggAGTCTACTCCTATAGTAAACTTTTACAAAGGAAAATCTATTTTAATTACTGGAGCGACCGGATTTTTGGGAGGT ATTTTCCAAAGGATACGTAATGAAAATCCCGAAGTGTTAAAAAAGGTAATTCTGGTATCTGGTGACATGAGAGATGACAATCTTGGATTAAGTGCTGAAGACATGGAATTGCTTAGGAAAGAG gtaTCAATAGTTTTTCACATCGGAGCTAGCGTAAATTTTGCACAGCCGTTATTGGAAATTGTCAATGCGAATACTCGAGCTTCTGAGAAAATGCTTCGGTTGGCTAAGAGTATGGAAAAAATAcag GCATTCGTCTACGTATCAACAGCTTACAGTAACTGTAGACAAAATAACGATGTGATCGATGAAGTTATATATAATATGACTACGTCTGTGCAATCCGGTTACTATGCAGTAGACAACATTCCACCGACCAACAATTTGCTACACAATTTGATAg ATAGAAGACCAAACAGCTACACATATTCCAAAGCGTTAACAGAACTTTTGATCGCGAGTGAATTTAATGATTTGCCAGTTGCTGTAGTCCGACCAACGATTA TAACAGCAACAATGAAAGAACCGATAAAGGGGTGGGTCCAGGGTTGGAATGGAGGTAACACGGTGATTCTATTTCAAGGTATAGGTCTTATAAGATCCTGGAATTGCAATGTTGATGCCATTATTGACATTATCCCAGCGGATATCGTGGCCAATTTGATTGTTGCTGCTGCCTGGGATATTGCCAGAAACAA TACAAAACGTCAAGGCAATATAAAAGTGTTCAACTGTGCATCTAGTTCTCAAAATCCTCTGACTGTGGGACAACTGTTTTACACCTCCTTGAGTCATAGCAAGAAAATACATA GTTACCTGATACCTCCATATCCGTTGTTAATTCATAATCGCACCTTGCATtccattatatttttctttcttcaaGTCCTTCCCGTTTACATTATAAAAGGATTATGTGGCATCTTTGGACGCAAGCCAAG AATCGTGCAGTTGTTCGAGAAAATACCGAAACTAGAAATCAGCCTGCCATTTTTTACGTCTAATCAGTTTACTTTCATTGACAAGAACACAAGACAATTATACATGGAAATGAACGCAAAAGACAAACGCATTTTCTACTTTGATGTCAAAATTATCGATTGGTATAGTTATTTGGAGACATATGTTATGGGCCTTAAAGAATATCtgctaaaattataa